In Glycine soja cultivar W05 chromosome 10, ASM419377v2, whole genome shotgun sequence, the genomic stretch tattataaattaaaaataatttgaaaactcTCTAGCATTATATAGAATGCAAGCAAaattaattgggataaaattaaaaaactatataaacataaacatgcttaatttaattgtttttaaaaataattaaaaaataaaatgtgaaaattttgaaattttatatttaaatttattataaatgaattttcaaaaaagataaagaataaattctttaatttttttaaaaaaatataagtatttaatttttttatattagagaCCACATGTATCtttcaagtaaataattatgtttaagtcaaataaaattaatataagtaataacTATTATTTAAGCTGAAACAATTGTAAGATGTGAAATAATTTGCTTCAATTGACTTTTTTTAATCAACGATTGCACCTTTTTTTAACTTCAATTGAATTATACTAGAGTGAATAACTAGCACataaaatcacttaaaaaaaaacttgcacataaaatataagtttaaatataattttaattcatctattttattcaatgtgtaattttaactttttctattttaaaatacaaatacttgattttttattttaaaatttttgtaattttaattcatctattttaaaatataaatatttgattatcatattttaaaaaattcacaattttaatttaatattttaatctttaattttgattattttttttcttactttataattaattaagctatttttttataataccttaaatgaatatattagatttatgattcaatttgataaaaaaagaaataaaactaagaattttaccaaaattattaatttttaaaattaaagaatttaatatttttattttaaaataagaaaataaaaaaattaaattttaaaataaaacgacctaaaattagatattttaaaaaataagggatCATAATTTCATAGACTAATAATATTGAAGCAAGATATATAAGGAAACAAAACATTTCTCCCCGTGGAAATTGGGGATTATAGGAGGAGTGACATTGTGGAAGAAAGACTGAAGGTGTTCGCGATCGGAGACTTTGAAACCCTCCTTTCACCCATTCATCCCAAGCATTCAACAATGTCTCCGTTATCGAAGCTCTCGTTGCTGATACTGATGGTGTTCATCTCCTCCGCGATGGCCTCCTCCGACGAGAGAGTGAGCGAATTGCTCTCCCTGCAATCCAGATCCAAATCGGGCGTAATCCGGCTGAACGACCAATCCCTCGCCCGCTTCCTCACCTCCGTGAAAACCCCTCGCCCTTACTCCATCCTCCTTTTCTTTGACGCCGCACAGCTCCACGACAAGCCGGAGCTCCGCCTCACCGAGCTCCGCAACGAATTCTCCATCGTCTCCTCCTCCTTCCTCGCCAACAACCCTTCCAACACCAAGCTCTTCTTCTGCGACATCGAGTTCAAGGAGTCCCAGCTCACCTTCTCCCAGTTCGGCGTCAACGCCCTCCCTCACATCCGTCTCATTGGGCCCACCGCGGGCCTCAAGGACTCCGAGCCCATGGACCAAGGCGACTTCTCCCGCCTCGCCGATTCCATGGCCGAGTTCGTCGAATCCAAGACCAAACTCTCCGTGGGCCCCATCCACCGCCCCCCTCTCTTCTCCCGCAACCAGATCATCCTCTTAACCGTCTTCATTCTCATCTGGATCccctttttcctaaaaaaagttATCGCCGGCCAGACCATACTCCACGACCCTAAAGTCTGGTTGGCCGGTTCAGTCTTCGTTTACTTCTTCAGCGTTTCTGGTGCAATGCATAACATAATCAGGAAGATGCCTATGTTTCTCGTCGACCGCAACGACCCTTCCAAGCTTGTGTTTTTCTACCAGGGCTCCGGGATGCAGCTTGGTGCAGAGGGCTTTGCTGTGGGCTTCTTGTACACCGTCGTGGGCCTGCTCTTGGCGTTTACGACCCACGGGCTCGTTAGGGTTAGCAACGTCAGCGTGCAGAGGGTGGTCATGATCTTCGCACTCTTGGTTTCGTTTTTGGCTGTCAAGCAGGTTGTTTACTTGGATAATTGGAAGACTGGGTATGGGATTCACGGCTTTTGGCCCTCTAGCTGGAATTAAGAGGTATTCTGGGCCTGCCTTCCCATTTTATTAAAATCTATAAAGCTTAGCGAAAATGTCATATGTTTAGAACTTTGCCGGATTTTATATAGAACTTGAATTTGAGTATGAGTACGACATTTTGTTTGGACATGTTATGGTTATTAGTGGTGGCATAATGCTAAATTGCGTTTTTCTATATTGGTGCTGCTAGATTGATTGTTATATTAGTCTTAagttgtgctttttttttttttttaatgatggtCTTTGAACTGAATATGTGGACTTGTGCTATTGTGCAATTGCATGAATGATGTAGAGATTAGTATTTTCTAGGATTTGGTTGGTCTGAAGTGCAGGTTAGGTTATATCCATGGATGAGAGAATCGAATGTTTGGTTTTAATGAATCCATAGATTCTTATCCAGTTGTTTAACTTTACCAAAATTTGATCCACATAGCACTTCACTTCACAATCTACAACTTGCACTTTAGAGATCTTATTTCTGTTTTCTCTGATACAGATTTGACAGAACCAAAAGTTTTAAGTAAAAGTATGGACAAACCTTGGCTTACAACATTTGTCTGTCTGTATCATCAtgcattataaatttatgattggTTAAATAGTTACTTGACGAGGTCTTCTATTGATTAACAAACCAAAGCCCCTATGCTTTATCGTGAAATTTATAGTTTATTTCTATTGACGTACTCCTAAAGCATGATTTAAATATGGTCATGATCCAAAAAAAATGGTACTATTTCCACTGCCTTGCTTGCATCCTTTATGATAACATACTGTGTTGAACAAGGAACAATTCTTTGTTTTTACCTTTCTTCTAATCTCAATATTCAATTACTGTTAGTTTGTTCATTGCATAGCATGATCTCGTGAAGATGCTTGAGAGtcttgttgtgtttggtgtcaGATGGAATTTTGTCACCATTCCTCTGTTACACTGCGATTTATAGTCTAATGGGTTTAATACTCCAATTTCTCCTATTCTTTACTTTGAGTCTCTGTCTGGCTTAGCAGGTAGGAAACTGGAAggtgaaaattaacaaaaacaggttggaattattttcaattgaagtaAAATAGTTAGATTTTCATATTTGTGTTATACCAAGCAAGTGTAAAATGATTTTCATTCCAACAGTTTCACTTCCCCTCTTTCAACCTCTCAACCAAGCAAACCCTTAGTAACAAGTTATATGGatacatttttttgttcaatttccgCAACTGTAAGGTATCTGCGCATGCAACAACTTGACTGCGAGGGAAGAGTGGCTAACATCATTTTGGTGGTTAGATTAGTTCTACTGGGATATTCAGTTTATTCACCTGCTCTACTTTTGATCTCTCAATCAAGATTTAAAAGCCATAGGTATAATATTAACTGCAGTCAGCAAAACTGAGTTGTTAGATGAAGATAAGATTGAACAGATCATATTTTAGTTGTGTTAAATCTGATTTTCTGAAATTTGAATCCCATTCATCTTATCTTAATCCAACGCCTTTGATTTGCTGACTACAGTGACTGCATGAATTTGTGACTGCAACAAATCTGAATTCATTAGATATCCATTTAGATACTCCATTCTTGGGTTTGAAAATACATTCTGTTTTGAATCTTCTGATTATCTTATATAAACCTATCCTAGCTTGTGTTGAATGGTCAACCTTATGACTGATGTTAGTGTAAGGTTAATGGTCAATCTTCTGATTCTTGGCTATGATGTCTTAATTAATGTAGGAACATAAGttaaatctgaaaatagaaaattgaagataaaattcAAGTCAGCCAGTTTATTGAAAGTGTTTTGATACTTTGATTTTCCTTATGTTATGAAAAGGTAAGTTACCAACTTGCTTGGCGTAATTGGTTCTGTATCAGATTTTACTAGTTTCAGTAGTATGTAAAAGATTATCATAGTAGTCAATGTAACAAAAATTATACAACATAACATAGGTGCAATACGTTaggcacttttttttttacctttccaTATTCTCTAATCCTATTTACAAattgaagaagagaaaaatcaaGAAGAAAACTAATAAGCGAAGTAGTGAGTAAAAAAGATCAAATAAGGTGTAAAGTAAATATCAAAAGTTATGTATTTTGAGTTCCAGTTG encodes the following:
- the LOC114372130 gene encoding probable dolichyl-diphosphooligosaccharide--protein glycosyltransferase subunit 3B, which gives rise to MSPLSKLSLLILMVFISSAMASSDERVSELLSLQSRSKSGVIRLNDQSLARFLTSVKTPRPYSILLFFDAAQLHDKPELRLTELRNEFSIVSSSFLANNPSNTKLFFCDIEFKESQLTFSQFGVNALPHIRLIGPTAGLKDSEPMDQGDFSRLADSMAEFVESKTKLSVGPIHRPPLFSRNQIILLTVFILIWIPFFLKKVIAGQTILHDPKVWLAGSVFVYFFSVSGAMHNIIRKMPMFLVDRNDPSKLVFFYQGSGMQLGAEGFAVGFLYTVVGLLLAFTTHGLVRVSNVSVQRVVMIFALLVSFLAVKQVVYLDNWKTGYGIHGFWPSSWN